One window of the Bombus affinis isolate iyBomAffi1 chromosome 10, iyBomAffi1.2, whole genome shotgun sequence genome contains the following:
- the LOC126921083 gene encoding protein CREG1: MIFRFAVFLSFLIFTIEAKKYSHFSEAEHWQEFEEFLKWKKAKEMGENSPEEIEYEKHQHHEDHHNMYKSTDRDRQLPVNNPPPIDQAALMARYIVNQADWVSVATISARKDIESFPAVNLVSYSDGLLGNGSGIPYLYLTTLDFTAKDLAKDNRASMLMSLAQGEYCRNKRWDPMDPRCARVLLTGKIKPLKNESAEIEVAKKAVFTRHPGLINMPADHHFYFAKLKIISVVVLDTFGGPKYVSVQDYLHPPTTNIIEELNKHFPLKSYESKSEEEYSPISNILQPVVQRV; encoded by the exons TATCTTTTTTGATCTTCACGATCGAAGCGAAGAAGTATTCACACTTTTCGGAGGCTGAACATTGGCAAGAATTCGAGGAGTTTTTGAAATGGAAGAAAGCGAAAGAAATGGGTGAGAATAGTCCAGAAGAAATTGAATACGAAAAACATCAACATCACGAAGATCATCATAATATGTACAAATCGACTGACAGAGATCGACAGCTTCCTGTCAATAATCCACCACCTATCGATCAGGCAGCTTTAATGGCAAGATACATTGTCAATCAAGCTG aTTGGGTATCCGTGGCGACAATCAGCGCAAGAAAGGATATCGAATCGTTTCCAGCTGTAAATTTAGTTTCCTACAGCGATGGGCTTTTAGGGAATGGATCAGGGATTCCATATCTTTACCTTACTACCCTGGATTTTACAGCTAAAGATCTTGCA AAAGATAATCGGGCCTCGATGTTGATGTCATTAGCCCAAGGGGAATACTGTAGAAACAAGCGGTGGGATCCTATGGATCCACGTTGTGCCAGGGTTCTTCTAACCGGCAAGATCAAACCA TTAAAAAATGAAAGTGCGGAAATCGAAGTAGCTAAAAAAGCAGTTTTCACGCGTCATCCAGGTCTAATTAATATGCCAGCAG ATCATCATTTCTATTtcgcaaaattgaaaataatttcagtCGTAGTATTGGATACATTTGGCGGCCCGAAATACGTCTCTGTACAAGATTATTTACATCCACCAACAACGAATATTattgaagaattaaataaacATTTTCCCCTGAAATCTTACGAAAGTAAATCTGAAGAGGAATATAGTCCAATTTCTAATATATTACAGCCTGTGGTACAGCGTGTGTGA
- the LOC126921069 gene encoding conserved oligomeric Golgi complex subunit 3 has product MSKMKNIPNNLTKWDLSEDSLAPLTDYQKECLLNLEEELFPDSNLKTEKTGDTVCASEETKKTVQIERCQDLLEHYAKLEKECMDRKDMKYVLYLNELQSRRQECHELCLQIEEALEDFTQLYKQFSEVSDKTISLYDASEQLDSDQRKLNSTIENITEYVKYFKDIDMMMEKLEAPTLSVNSEMFFNILDKIDTNIDFVQNNLSFKESNTYLIKYKHCQSKAISMMQNYIFNLFSKTTESILNLKDNDDSQDNADAALALFYGRFQTILSKARPVIEQIEAKSYKRQEYDSLLSECHQCYWSQRGLVLGSSVQKSLMSVKEKYNGDHCSLVRNSCALLLHASMDEYKLFYEFFSKPSSGLTAYLESLCTSLYDTLRPFIIHINHLETLAEICCILRIEMLDEHVQNNFEPLEGFGNICLQLLHDVQERLVFRVHLYLQSDVLNYNPSPGDLAYPEKLKMMEDIAESIREESRQTKMKKISISSNDDNNLEPISRNHIEIDSIYQKTHMGNSPADLHGMWYPTVRRTLVCLSRLYRCVDRSVFQSLSQEAISLCVQSIENARHEIEKRASSLDAELFQIKHLLILREQIAPFQVDFTIKEYSLDFSKVKTAAFGLLEKSSRFFTLSNNALLEFLLEGAPQMKEQLIDSRKHVDNKLKYTCQRLIQHATFLLIHPILKLLEREKLYANTPDASPEHALGSPQDVAAAISEVLRIIKFKCPEIQQLMQLYLSNKETEFILFRPVKNNVCAAFTQLYQILSKYYNSEELLLIACPLPEQISVMLSSSSLTHGKNTQSTAKKT; this is encoded by the coding sequence ATGTCGAAAATGAAAAACATTCCAAATAACTTAACCAAGTGGGATCTGTCAGAGGATTCTCTGGCACCGTTAACCGATTACCAAAAAGAATGTTTATTGAATTTAGAAGAAGAATTGTTCCCTGACAGCAATTTGAAAACTGAGAAGACAGGTGATACCGTATGCGCAAGCGAAGAAACTAAGAAAACAGTACAAATAGAACGATGCCAAGATCTATTAGAACATTATGCCAAGTTAGAAAAAGAATGTATGGACaggaaagatatgaaatatgtGTTGTATCTTAATGAACTACAATCTCGACGACAAGAGTGTCATGAACTTTGTCTTCAAATAGAAGAAGCATTAGAAGATTTTACTCAGTTATATAAACAATTTTCAGAGGTTTCTGATAAAACGATATCACTTTATGATGCTAGCGAACAGCTTGATTCAGatcaaagaaaattaaattctaccATAGAAAACATTACAGAATATgtgaaatattttaaagatattGATATGATGATGGAAAAACTAGAAGCACCTACGTTATCAGTGAATAGTGAAATGTTCtttaatattttagataaaATTGATACCAACATAGACTTTGTGCAGAATAATCTTTCGTTTAAAGAAAGCAATACTTATCTGATCAAATATAAACACTGTCAATCTAAGGCAATATCGATGatgcaaaattatatttttaacctATTTAGCAAGACCACGGAAAGtatattgaatttaaaagaTAATGATGATTCCCAAGATAATGCAGATGCAGCTTTAGCTCTTTTCTATGGAAGATTTCAAACTATTTTGTCAAAAGCTAGACCAGTTATAGAACAAATTGAAGCAAAATCTTATAAGAGACAAGAATATGACAGCTTATTGTCAGAGTGCCATCAATGTTATTGGAGTCAAAGAGGATTAGTATTAGGCAGTAGTGTACAAAAGTCTCTAATGTCTGTAAAGGAGAAATACAATGGTGATCATTGTAGTCTGGTAAGAAATTCATGTGCATTACTGTTACATGCATCGATGgatgaatataaattattttatgaatttttttctAAACCATCCAGTGGATTAACAGCATACCTTGAAAGCTTATGTACATCTTTGTATGATACACTTAGACCATTCATAATTCATATTAATCATTTGGAGACATTAGCTGAAATTTGTTGCATTTTGAGGATTGAAATGTTAGATGAACATgttcaaaataattttgaaCCATTAGAAGGTTTTGGTAACATTTGCCTGCAATTATTGCATGATGTACAGGAGAGACTGGTTTTCCGTGTACATCTCTACTTACAGTCTGATGTTTTGAATTATAACCCATCACCAGGTGATTTGGCATATCCAGAAAAGTTAAAGATGATGGAAGATATAGCAGAATCAATAAGAGAAGAATCCAGACagacaaaaatgaaaaaaatatctaTTTCATCTAATGATGATAATAATCTAGAACCAATATCTAGGAATCATATAGAAATAGATTCTATCTACCAAAAGACACATATGGGGAATTCACCAGCAGATCTTCATGGAATGTGGTATCCTACTGTTCGTAGAACATTAGTATGTTTATCAAGATTATATAGATGCGTGGACAGATCTGTGTTCCAATCTTTGAGTCAGGAAGCAATATCTCTTTGTGTACAGAGTATAGAAAATGCCAGGCATGAAATAGAGAAAAGAGCATCTTCTTTAGATGCAGAactttttcaaataaaacatttGCTCATTTTAAGAGAACAAATTGCACCATTTCAAGTAGACTTCACCATAAAAGAATATAGCCTGGATTTTTCTAAAGTTAAGACAGCAGCATTTGGTTTATTAGAAAAGAGTTCAAGATTTTTTACTTTGTCAAATAATGCATTACTAGAATTTTTATTGGAGGGAGCACCTCAAATGAAGGAGCAACTAATAGACTCAAGGAAGCACGTGGATAATAAATTGAAATACACTTGTCAACGTCTCATACAGCATGCAACATTTTTATTGATACATCCAATTTTGAAACTGCTAGAAAGGGAGAAGTTATATGCCAATACCCCAGATGCATCTCCAGAACATGCTCTTGGAAGTCCTCAAGATGTTGCAGCAGCAATTAGCGAGGTATTACGGATAATTAAGTTTAAATGTCCTGAAATTCAACAACTGATGCAACTATATCTCTCTAATAAGGAAACAGAGTTTATTTTGTTTAGGCCGGTAAAAAATAATGTCTGTGCTGCATTTACACAACTATATCAAATACTgagtaaatattataattcagAAGAACTTTTATTAATTGCATGTCCATTACCAGAACAAATCTCTGTTATGCTGAGCTCATCCAGTCTTACTCATGGAAAAAATACACAAAGCACTGCAAAAAAGACGTAG
- the LOC126921087 gene encoding 60S ribosomal protein L36 has product MTPRYELAVGLNRGHKTTKIRVAKNKNERKKTVCVLPARLKGRQTKHSKFVRDLIREVTGHAPYEKRAMELLKVSKDKRALKFLKRRLGTHIRAKRKREELGNILVQMRKAAAHH; this is encoded by the exons ATGACTCCGAGGTACGAATTAGCAGTTGGTCTTAACAGGGGCCATAAAACGACTAAGATTCGCGTGGCAAAGAATAAGAATGAACGGAAAAAGACAGTATGCGTTTTGCCCGCAAGACTAAAAGGG AGACAAACCAAACACAGTAAGTTTGTTAGAGATTTAATCCGTGAGGTAACTGGACATGCACCATATGAGAAACGTGCTATGGAATTGTTGAAAGTTTCCAAGGATAAGCGtgctttaaaattcttgaagaGGAGG TTGGGCACACACATCAGAGCTAAGAGGAAGCGTGAAGAACTTGGAAACATACTTGTCCAGATGAGGAAAGCAGCCGCACATCATTAA
- the LOC126921072 gene encoding CDK5RAP1-like protein — protein MIGTVMLSSLKQIKASKTNYALTMKWFIKKFAPCNNVEIYNFQQCQTVYTTFTRLEIERNKEIERKSSGLKHFRDLSKTGPSLKDFLASNIEVSSETISVPNIPYIQNIDGSDQKVYFEVYGCQMNVNDAEVIWSILKSHGYRKVNNVIEANVILLITCSIRDNAEQKVWNKLTDLNSTRKKNKSFPVKIGLLGCMAERLKDKILEKGKLVDIIAGPDSYKDLPRLLSVPDNETAINVVLSFDETYADVTPVRLDPSSTSAYVTIMRGCDNMCTYCIVPFTRGRERSRPIDSIVKEVRSLSDEGVKEVILLGQNVNSYRDTSQSEFYVNNNMETHLAKGFKTVYKNKKGGRRFAELLDEVSRINPEMRIRFTSPHPKDFPDEVLQLIAERSNICKQIHLPAQSGNSAVLERMRRGYTREAYIDLVHNIRETIPNICFSSDFITGFCGETEEEFQDTLSLMELVKYNKAFLFSYSMREKTTAHRRYKDDVPPSIKQNRLERMISTYRTEVENINKLQIGQLQLVLVEQSSKRSNENFQARNDGNTRVIIPSMTIPTGKYSNDTRPIKIGDYVVVKIETANSHTLTGTPLYHSSITEYAFLSVL, from the exons ATGATTGGTACAGTTATGTTAAGTTCATTAAAACAAATTAAAGCTTCTAAAACAAATTATGCACTAACAATGAagtggtttattaaaaaattcgcACCATGTAACAATgtagaaatttataattttcaacAATGTCAAACAGTGTATACGACTTTTACTCGATTggaaattgaaagaaataaagaaattgaaagaaaatctTCTGGTTTGAAACACTTTAGAGATTTGTCAAAAACTGGACCATCGCTCAAAGATTTCTTGGCATCTAACATTGAAGTTTCTAGTGAAACCATTAGCGTACCAAATATTCcttatatacaaaatattgatGGCTCTGATCAAAAGG TTTACTTTGAAGTTTATGGCTGCCAAATGAATGTAAATGACGCAGAGGTAATCTGGTCTATTCTAAAATCTCATGGTTACAGAAAAGTAAATAATGTAATAGAAGCTAATGTAATTCTACTAATCACATGTTCTATTCGAGATAATGCAGAACAGAAAGTATGGAACAAGTTAACTGATTTAAATAGTACAAGGAAGAAGAATAAAAGTTTTCCTGTGAAAATCGGTTTGTTAG GATGTATGGCAGAACGATTAAAggataaaatattagaaaaggGTAAACTTGTTGATATCATAGCTGGACCAGACAGTTACAAGGATTTACCAAGGCTATTGTCTGTACCAGACAATGAAACTGCTATTAATGTTGTTTTGTCATTTGATGAAACATATGCAGATGTTACACCAGTGAGATTAGATCCAAGTTCCACCAGTGCATATGT CACAATAATGCGTGGTTGCGATAACATGTGCACATACTGTATCGTACCATTCACAAGAGGAAGGGAAAGATCAAGACCAATCGACAGCATAGTGAAAGAGGTTCGATCTTTATCCGACGAAGGTGTAAAGGAAGTGATACTTCTTGGGCAGAATGTAAATAGTTATAGAGATACATCTCAATCGGAATTCTATGTTAATAATAATATGGAAACACATTTAGCAAAAGGTTTCAAAACAgtatataaaaacaaaaaaggaggACGTCGTTTCGCTGAGTTACTAGATGAAGTGTCTCGTATCAATCCAGAAATGAGGATCAG ATTCACATCGCCTCATCCAAAAGATTTCCCAGATGAAGTTTTACAATTGATAGCGGAAAGGTCGAATATTTGTAAACAAATTCATTTACCTGCTCAAAGCGGTAATTCCGCGGTTTTGGAAAGAATGAGAAGAGGATACACGCGCGAAGCATATATAGATTTGGTGCATAATATACGTGAAACTATTCCGAACATATGTTTTTCTAGTGATTTTATTACCGGATTTTGTGGAGAAACGGAAGAGGAATTTCAAGATACATTATCATTGATGGAACTAGTGAAATATAATAAAGcctttcttttctcttacaGCATGCGGGAG AAAACGACTGCACATCGTCGTTACAAGGATGACGTACCACCGAGTATTAAACAAAATCGGCTCGAAAGAATGATTTCAACGTATAGAACGGAGgtggaaaatataaataaattacagatTGGACAATTACAGCTTGTGCTTGTAGAGCAA TCCAGTAAGCGGTCAAATGAAAATTTTCAAGCAAGGAACGATGGTAACACACGAGTAATAATTCCCTCCATGACTATACCTACtggaaaatattcaaatgacaCGAGACCAATAAAAATTGGTGATTACGTTGTTGTAAAAATTGAGACTGCTAATTCGCATACATTAACGGGCACGCCTCTGTATCATTCGTCGATAACAGAATATGCATTTCTGTCTgtgttataa